The Psychrobacter sp. P11G3 genomic interval AGGAGCAACCCTTTATGCCCACCCCCGACGTGAGTCGCATATCGAATACTCTAACCGATGGTGTGACCATCTATCAACAAGTGGTCTATACCACGCAAGACTTGGCAAGTGGCTTTATTGAGCGCATTCCATATTTTGTGGCGGCGCTCATTGTGTTGGGGATTTTTTGGCTATTGTCGATTATTTTCAAAAAAGTAGTGCATAAAACCTTAGGCGCGCGCGTGCGTCATCAAAATTTGGTGAAGGTGTTTCAGCGGATAGGTGGGGCACTTATTCTGTTTATTGGCTTTATGATCGCCATGGTTGTTGCTATTCCAGGATTTACACCAGCTAAGCTAATCGGCGCACTAGGTATTGGTTCTGTGGCTATCGGTTTTGCTTTTAAAGATATCTTTCAAAACTTGCTCTCTGGTATCTTGCTGCTAATTTCAGAGCCGTTTCGTATCGGTGATCAGATTGTTTCAGGCGACTATGAAGGAACAGTCGAAGATATTAAAATCCGTGCAACTACCATCAGGACTTATGATGGTCGGCAAGTGGTGATTCCAAACTCAGATCTTTATACTTCAGCATTGACCGTCAATACCGCTTACAAGCAGCGTCGTCTGCAAGTCGCAGTTGGTATTGGTTATGAAGATGATATCGAAGCTGCCAAAGCTGAGATTATAAAAGCACTAGATAAGATAGAAAGCGTTTCGAAGAAAGCAACACCAAGCGTAATTGCCACTGGTTTCGGCGGTTCGTCCATTGATCTAATGGTACGCTGGTTCATCGAAGATGGTACGCAAGCCAATAAGGTTGCCTCGATTCATCAAGTAATTGTAGGTATCAAAAACTCATTGGATGCAGCGGGCGTAAACATTCCCTTCCCAATACGTACAATCGATTTGAGTGATCCTTCAGTGAATGCGATAGTCAATAAAATGAACGAGCAGCAAGACATTGTGGACGTGAATAGAACAGTGTCAGAGTAGCGCGCTCGGTGAAATATTTAATTAGTTTCGAAACTTTGATTTCCACATTATTTAGAAAACTAAAAAACCGCCACATCAATTGATATGGCGGTTTTTTTATACGTATCTACTTGCTATAAATACAAAGCTTTATTCGTCTTTTGCTCTAAAGTCGGTATGGCATGATTTACAGCTTGCACCAACTTGTCCAAAGGCAGGTTTAACATCGTCCATGCTAGTAGCGTTTTGAGCAGCAGCATTTAGCTCAGCAGTGACCTTTTGAAAGTTTTCAGCTTCAGCACTGAAGCCATCAGCATTAGACCAAACCGCTTCGGTAGCATTGCCTACCGCTTCTGGGTCTTCAAAATGACTCCAAGGCTTGGCGGCATCTTCTGCCAAGAACGCCGCTTGCTCTTTAAATACATCGGCATCAAATGTATCAGGTGCTTTTGCCATATCACCCATGACGCCCATTGCATCGCCCCAGTTTTTCATGGTGTCTTGACGCGCTTGTACGTCAGGGTTAGATCCTGTTGAAGTGCTACAGGCCGTTAGACCTAGTGCAGCCGCCATCAAGGTAACGCTAAACAGAGACTTGAAAGATTTGTTGGTATGAACCTGTGCCATATGACTTACTCCTTTAAACTTGGCTAATAGTAAGCGCGATTAAAAACGCTCGCTTTGACTTAAAATATAGTTATACAAAATACTGCCTAAAATTCTTTTGAGCACAGTTGCTGATAAAGAACGTCTTCTATTGTAACGGTTATCTGCGCGTTGGGAATTATATAGTTGTTATATCCTCGTAATATTTTCAATAAGCATACCTTAACTTGGTTGTGTGTGCTTATGTTTGCTTATAATGGATTGCAGTGATTTTATGGTAGCTACACAACATATTTCCGTACGATAACAACGTGAGAAGAGCTCTTTTGAATGGTACTGACAATAAAAAAGGCCAGCGATAGTAGCTGACCTTTTTAATATTTCCCAAAAATATGAATGCCGTTATATTTACGAAAACTACAGTGCTAACCAATCACGCGGTTTTAAATAATAATCGGTCAACTCAAATTCTGGCGTTCCTTCAGCAGGCTCAAAACGATAATGCCAGCTGGCAAGCGGCGGCATACTGACTAAGATGGATTCGATACGTCCGTTGCTCTGTAGTCCAAATAGCGTGCCACGATCATAGACCAGATTGTATTCGACGTAGCGGCCACGGCGATAGAGCTGAAACTCGCGCTGCGCTTCAGTATAAGGCGTATTTTTACGTTGTTCAAAAATCGGCATGATGCCGTCAATATAACCGTTGCCCACTGCTTTCATAAAGTTAAAACAGGTCTCAAAGTCCCAGCCGCGACTCTCAGTACTGACGTCATCATAAAACAGACCACCAATACCGCGCTGCTCATCACGATGGCGCAGATGGAAATACTCATCACACCACTGTTTAAAATCAGCGTAAATATTGTCTCCAAAAGGCGCACATAGATCATGACAAACTTGATGCCAGTGTACGCAGTCAGCGAGTACTGGATAGAATGGCGTCAAATCAAAGCCACCGCCAAACCACCAGATAGGAGCTTCGCCTTCGGCTTCTGCTACGAATAAACGCACATTGGCATGGCTCGTAGGTACGTTTGGATTTTTGGGATGGACAACCAGTGAGACGCCCATTGCTTGAGCTTTGCGTCCAGCGATATTAGGGTGACGCGCGGTCGCAGAGGCGGGGAGGTTATGTACATGAATATGGCTAAACATGACGCCCGCTTTTTCGATGACCTCGCCATCTGCCAATACGCACGACCGACCGCCGCCGCCTTCAGGACGTTCCCAGTCATCAGGAACAAAGGTCGCATACTCGTTGTCATTAGTGCTGCCGTCACGCTCTTGTGCTTCTAGCGATTCACAGATACGTGCCTGTAAATCAACCAAAAATTCGCGTACTCGCATGATGTCGTTATTGGTTGGCGTCGTCACGGACGCCACCGTTGATAAGTCTGTTTCGTTATTTGTATTTGTAATACTCATAAGATATCTATTTATTCAGGTGTATGGCGGTATTAAGGTCTGTATCGGGAGAAGCGTCTATATCAAGATTAATGTTTTTATCAAACAAGTGGCCCATGCGATCACGTTTGGTTGCTAGATATTCAGCATTCATATCATTGACACCGACCAACAATGGCACCCGTTCAATAACATCAATACCATGCTCAGTCAGATAAGCGACTTTGTTTGGATTGTTGGTAATGAGCCTGACAGCGTCAACACCGACATGGGCAAGCATCGGACCACACATATCATAGATACGCGCATCGGCAGGCAAGCCTAACATGAGATTGGCATCCAACGTATCATGCCCTTGATCTTGGAGGGCGTACGCACGAATCTTATTGGTCAAACCAATACCGCGACCTTCTTGACGCAAATACAAAATCGCACCGCAACCTGACTCTTGGATGGCTTGCATGGCAGTATTGAGCTGCGGACCACAGTCGCATTTCAATGAGCTAAACGCGTCGCCTGTCAGACATTCAGAATGAATGCGAATGAGCGGCACTTGCTTTGCTATAGATTCGTTCTTCTGGTTTAATATCATGTCGTCTGAGAGTTGGCTAGCCATGACATCTGTCTGTTGATCGACCACAGCTAGACCAACGGTCAGCATGACATGCTCTTGACCTTCGCTATTTTCAAAGATATGAATATCAAACTCGCCGTGACGAGTGGGTAATTTGGCACTAGTGATAAATTGATATGACATTGCTGTCCTACATAAGCCTAAAGTCGTGGCGGTGAAAAGTATGTTATTGCTGTTCGAGATGAACGCTGTTAGAGCCGGTTACTGTTCGAGATAACTACTGTTTTCGAAATAACTATTAGTTGAGATGAGCATGTCACCTCAACTTTACTGCTACAATTAAGATGATACCAGTATAACCTGTTCATAAAGACAGCGTGCTCATTGTATTTTTTAT includes:
- a CDS encoding mechanosensitive ion channel family protein; this encodes MPTPDVSRISNTLTDGVTIYQQVVYTTQDLASGFIERIPYFVAALIVLGIFWLLSIIFKKVVHKTLGARVRHQNLVKVFQRIGGALILFIGFMIAMVVAIPGFTPAKLIGALGIGSVAIGFAFKDIFQNLLSGILLLISEPFRIGDQIVSGDYEGTVEDIKIRATTIRTYDGRQVVIPNSDLYTSALTVNTAYKQRRLQVAVGIGYEDDIEAAKAEIIKALDKIESVSKKATPSVIATGFGGSSIDLMVRWFIEDGTQANKVASIHQVIVGIKNSLDAAGVNIPFPIRTIDLSDPSVNAIVNKMNEQQDIVDVNRTVSE
- the ribA gene encoding GTP cyclohydrolase II; amino-acid sequence: MSYQFITSAKLPTRHGEFDIHIFENSEGQEHVMLTVGLAVVDQQTDVMASQLSDDMILNQKNESIAKQVPLIRIHSECLTGDAFSSLKCDCGPQLNTAMQAIQESGCGAILYLRQEGRGIGLTNKIRAYALQDQGHDTLDANLMLGLPADARIYDMCGPMLAHVGVDAVRLITNNPNKVAYLTEHGIDVIERVPLLVGVNDMNAEYLATKRDRMGHLFDKNINLDIDASPDTDLNTAIHLNK
- a CDS encoding c-type cytochrome, translating into MAQVHTNKSFKSLFSVTLMAAALGLTACSTSTGSNPDVQARQDTMKNWGDAMGVMGDMAKAPDTFDADVFKEQAAFLAEDAAKPWSHFEDPEAVGNATEAVWSNADGFSAEAENFQKVTAELNAAAQNATSMDDVKPAFGQVGASCKSCHTDFRAKDE
- the hemF gene encoding oxygen-dependent coproporphyrinogen oxidase → MSITNTNNETDLSTVASVTTPTNNDIMRVREFLVDLQARICESLEAQERDGSTNDNEYATFVPDDWERPEGGGGRSCVLADGEVIEKAGVMFSHIHVHNLPASATARHPNIAGRKAQAMGVSLVVHPKNPNVPTSHANVRLFVAEAEGEAPIWWFGGGFDLTPFYPVLADCVHWHQVCHDLCAPFGDNIYADFKQWCDEYFHLRHRDEQRGIGGLFYDDVSTESRGWDFETCFNFMKAVGNGYIDGIMPIFEQRKNTPYTEAQREFQLYRRGRYVEYNLVYDRGTLFGLQSNGRIESILVSMPPLASWHYRFEPAEGTPEFELTDYYLKPRDWLAL